The Quatrionicoccus australiensis nucleotide sequence GCCAGCGCGACCGCTTCAAGGGAACCTTGTCAGCTGGCGGCCCCGTCGTCGACAACCTGCTCGCGTGGCGCGGCAGCTTTGTCGTCAATCGCGGCGCCGGCGACATCACCAACGAGTACAACAAGGATCTGTCCTATGCCAACATCGATCGCGTTTCCGGTCGCGTCCAGTTCCTGCTGACCCCAAGCGAAGACTTCAATGCCCGCGTCTCGGTCAACCTGACGCCGCGGGCCGGCGAATTCACCAATGGCCGGACCATCTACACGCCGACGCCGACGACCTACGCCAATGGTTCGGTGAACAACCTGAGCACCGATGCCAAGACCCGTCTCGGCAGAAGCTGGTTCACCCAGTCCGGCTACAGCTACGAAAGGGATTACCTGTACGGAGGGAACAACAAGAACGTCAATAACGATGCCGCCCGCCCGCTGGTCACCGGCAGCAAAGGGGCTTCAGCCGAGCTGAACTGGAACATCGGCGACCACACCCTGACCTCGATCACGGCCTATCAGGACTACCATTTCAACGCAGTGAATGACGAGGGCACGCCTTTTGACATCAACCGCAACTCGGGCGGTTTCTGGAACGATTACCAGCAGACCAGTCAGGAATTGCGTTTGAGCTCACGGACAGGCGGTTTCGTCGACTACCAGACCGGCCTCTATTTCATCGACGTCAAGAACGAGTCGAACTACCAGAAAATCTGGGGGGCCGACGCCGGCGCATGGTTTGCTTCGACGACCCAGTACAACGCCCTCAACGCGACAGCCGAAGGCAAGGTCCTGCTGCGCGACTCGCTGGCCAACCTGAAGATGTACTACAACTCGCCGGCCGGCACGCAATCGATCACCAACCAGAGTTCGGCCATCTTCGGCCAGGCCAACTGGCACTTCACCGATGCGCTGACGCTGACCACCGGCCTGCGCTTTACCCAGGAGAACCGCAACAACACGGCTAGCTCGGTGATTACCAGCAACGGCGATGGCGCAATCCTCAATCCCTCCGTGGTCAACGGCGTAACGCTGGGCGGCTTCGACTCCTATTACAACTCGGCGGCAACCGACAAGTGGGTACTTAACGGCAATGTCGTCGCAGCGGGCACGCCCGGTGCCTATCTGGTGACGGCCGGCTCGGTCGCGCTGACCACCAGTGCGGCCGGTGCTGCAGCCGCTTTGACCCAGGCCAATGCCGCTGCGCTGAAGTATTTCGGCGTCGCCACCTGGGCCGGGCTGACAGCACCCCAGCAACAGCAACTAGCCTATGCCCAAGCGATCCGCAAGAAAGAAATCGGCGTCGTCTTCAACTCCACCCGCGCCAAGGCCTTCCAGGCCGTGCAGCCGGCTTTCGTGGTCAGTCCGTCGTACAAGATCAACGACAACCTGACCACCTACTTCTCGCTGCAATATGGCGAAAAGGCCGGGATTTCGCAGTTCGTCAATGGCATTTCCAGCCCGGTTGAGGCCGAAAAATCGACGTCGTTCGAAGTCGGCCTCAAATCCGCACTGTTCAACAAGACGCTGATCCTCAATGCCGACCTGTTCCTGACCAACATCAAGAACTACCAGCAGTCGGTGCGTGTCGTCGATCAATACAGTACCTCGATCGACCCGGACGGCAAGACGGTCTATACCTCGGCGACCGGCAACGTGCCCAAGGTGCAGGCCAAGGGTCTGGAAATCGACGGTGTCTACGCCGGCATTCCGCGTACCACGATCCGCTTTTCCGGCGCTTACAACATCGCGCGCTACAAGGACTTCAAGAACGCCGCCCAACCGAATGAGTACGGCTATACCGGCGCCCCGGCCTACCGCGACGTGACCGGCCAAATCCTGCCAGGCGCCTCGAAGGTGTCGTTCAACATCGGAGCCGAATATCGCCAGCCGGTATTCAACAACCAGGAGTTCCATTTCGGTTTCAACACGGCCTATACCAGCAAGTACAACTCGGACAACTCCCTGTCCGACTACTCGTGGATTTCGGCCAAGTACATCACCGACATCTCGATCGGCCTGGGCCGCTCGGACAAGTCCTACGACGTCAGCCTGCTGGTCAAGAATGCGTTTGACGACGACACGCCGCTGACCAAGTCCTGGAACAGCTATACCCCGGCCATCCCGCGCTGGTATGGCGTCGTGTTCACCGGCAAGTTGTAATTTGCCGACCGCCTGATCCCTCCCATCACGCCTGCCCGGTCATGCCGGGCAGGCGTTTCCGTTTTGCCGCCTGCGATGCGCGCCCGGCGCGCCTTTTCCGGAGAAGACATGAAACGCACACCCTTTTTGCCCGCCCCGCTGGGCGGGCTGATTTTCGGCCTTTTTGCCGCGTCGACCGTTGCGCATGCCCAGGAAGTCCTGCCGCGTCCCACCCTGCCTTTTGCCGGCAAGCTCGACCCGGCGCGGGACAAGGCCCAGCCGGCCTGGCCGGAACTCGCCAAGGCGCCCAAGGGCGCGCCCAACGTTGTCGTCGTGCTGCTCGACGACGTCGGATTCTCTGCCGCATCGACCTTCGGCGGCGTGGCCCAGACGCCGACCCTGCAGCAACTCGCCAACAACGGCATCAGCTACAACCAGTTCCACGTCACGGCGCTATGTTCGCCGACCCGCGCCGCCCTGCTCACCGGGCGCAACCATCACGAGGTCGGCTTCGGCACGGTGGCCGACAACTCTTCCGGCTATCCCGGCTACAACTCGATCTGGTCGAAAGACACCGTCTCGGTCGCCGAAGTGCTGCGCCAGAACGGCTACAGCACGGCTGCCTTCGGCAAATGGCACAACACGCCGGGCTGGGAGATCACGCCGGCCGGCCCCTACGACCACTGGCCGACCAGTCTCGGCTTCGAGCAGTTCTACGGCTTCATGGGCGGTTTCGACAGCCAGTACGAACCGCGCCTGTACCGCAACACGACACCGGTCGAGCCGCCGGCAACGCCCGAACAGGGTTACCACCTGGTTGCCGACATGGCCGACCAGGCAACCCGCTGGCTCAACACCCACGACGCGATCTACCCAGACAAGCCCTTCTTCCTGTGGTTCGCGCCGGGCGGCACGCACTGGCCGCAACACGTGCCCAAGGACTGGATCGCCAAATACCAGGGCAAGTTCGACCAGGGCTGGGACAAGCTGCGCGAGGAAAACTTTGCCCGCCAGAAGAAGGCCGGCGTCATCCCGGCCAACGCCGTACTCACGCCACGCCCGCCGGAACTGCCGGCCTGGGATAGTCTGTCGCCCGACGAGAAGAAGCTGCTCGCCCGCCAGGCCGAGATTTCGGCGGCCTTCCTCGCCTTCGTCGATGCCCAGGTCGGGCGCGTCCTGGATAACATCCGCGCCGCTGGCCAGGCCGACAACACCGTCGTCTTCTACATCGTCGGCGACAACGGCAGTGCCCTGAATGCCAACCTGCTCGGCAACGACGCGCTCGATGCGACAGGCAAACCCCTGAGCGTCGCCGAGCGTCTGAAGAACCTCGCCGAACTCGGCGGGCCGAAGTTCGACAACCTGTTCGGCGCCGCCTGGGGCTGGGCCGACAACACGCCTTTCCAGTACGGCAAGGGGATTCCCGCCTATCTCGGCGGCACGCGCAATCCGCTCGTCGTCTCCTGGCCGAAGGGCATCACTGACAAGGGCGCGGTGCGCAGCCAGTTCGGCCATGCCATCGACCTGGCACCGACCATCTACGAGATCACCGGCGTCAAGTTCCCGGAGCAGGTCGAAGGCGTGCGCCAGACGCCGCTGTCCGGGCAAAGTCTGGCAGTGAGCTTCACGCAGCCGAACGCATTGAGCCGTCGCACCCTGCAGTATTTCGAAATCGGTGGCAATCGCGGCATCTACAAGGACGGCTGGTGGGCCGGCTCGCGCAACGTGGCAAACAACCCGAATTCGGTGTGGACCAGCGCGCCTTACGGTCAACGCGACTGGGAGCTCTATAACCTGAATGAGGATTTCAGCCAGGCCAACAACCTGGCCGGCAAAAATCCGCAGAAGGTCGCCGAACTGGCCGCCCTCTTCGACCAGGAAGCCTGGCGCAACGACGTCTATCCGCTCAGCCCGATTGCCGGCGTCGGCCGCCCGGCGCCGGCCACCGCCGGACGCACGCTGTTTACCTACCGGGCCGGCGTCAATCGCATTCCGTCGCGTAATGCGCCGGACGTCATCCGCCGCGCCCACCGGATCACCGCCGAGCTTGAAATCGGCAGCGGCGACAACGGCGTGATCATCGCCAACGGCGGGCGCTTCGGCGGCTACAGCCTGTTCGTCAAGGACGGCCGCCTGGTTTACGAAGCCAATGCGCACGGTCAGCGCAGCGCGCGCATCGTTTCCAGCGCTGTACTGCCCAAGGGCAAGCTCAAGGTCGCTTTCAGCTTCGAGCCGGATGCCGCGGCGCCGGCCGGGCAGCCCAACGCCGCCGTAGCGGGCACCGGCCGCCTGTACGTCAACGACCAGCCTGTCGGTGAAGGCCGTATCAGCAAGATCACGTTGAGCAATTACGACTCGCAGGATGTCGGCAGCGATCTCGGTACGCCGGTCAGCAACGACTACAAGGTGCCTTACGCGTTCAGCGGCAAGCTGAACAAGGTCGAGGTGGAACTGCGCTGAAACAGTTGCTCGGCTTCATCCTGCGCCTAGTGGCCGCGCTCTGGCTGGGCGGCGCCAGCGCCGCTCCGGCCGGGCCGGGCTACATCGGCAACCCGGCCTGCGCTGCCTGTCATGCCGAGGCGGCGCGCGCCTGGCAAGGTTCGCATCACGCCCATTCGATGCAGCCGGCCACCCCGCAAAGCGTGCTCGGCGACTTCGCCGATGCGAGTTTCGAGCAGCACGGGCAGCGCAGCCGCTTCTTTCGCCGGGGCGGCAAGTTCTGGGTCAATACGCAAGGGCCGGACGGCCGGGTGCAGGATTTCGAAATTCGCTACACCTTCGGTATCGAGCCGCTGCAGCAATACCTGATCGCCCTGCCCGGCGGTCGCCTGCAGGCATTTTCGCTCGCCTGGGACAGTCGACCGCACCAGGCTGGCGGCCAGCGCTGGTACGCGCTCTATCCGGACAACCCGCCAGCGCCCGGCGATCCGACGCACTGGAGCGGACGCGACCAGAACTGGAACTTCATGTGCGCCAGTTGCCATTCAACCGGACTGGACAAGAATTTCGATCTCGGCAAGAACAGTTATGCGACGCGCTGGGCGGAAATCAGCGTCGGCTGCGAAAGCTGCCACGGCCCCGGTGCGCGTCACCGGGACTGGGCGCGCGGTAAGCGGAGCGGCGATAACGGCCTGATCGCTCTCGCCGCAATGAATTCCCTTGCCTGGCGCTTCACCGAACCGGGCCAGAAAATCGCCAGGCCGCAGGGCGACGTTGCCGCAGCGAAGGAGGCAAGCGAAGCCTGCTACGGTTGCCATTCGCGCCGCCAGGAATTGCTGGCCAAGGCCGAGCCCGGCGCCCGCTTTCTCGACAATTACCTGCCGCGCCTGCTCGAACCGACGCTGTACCACGCCGATGGCCAGATCGACGGCGAGGTCTTCGAATACGGCTCCTTCATGCAGAGCCGGATGCAGGCGGCCGGCGTCACCTGCAGCAACTGCCACCAGACGCACAGCCTCAAGCTCAGGGCGGAAGGCAACGCGCTGTGCGCGCAATGCCACCGCAGCGAGCATTACGACCGCAGCAACCACCACCATCACGCGGAAGGCTCGGCCGGCGCCCTGTGCACCAGCTGCCACATGCCACAGAAGACCTATATGGGCGTTGATGTACGGCACGATCACGGCTTTCGCATCCCCGACCCGACGCTGGCCGGGGGCAAGCTACCGAACACCTGCGGCCAGTGCCACGCCGAGCGCGACCGCGCCTGGGCCAGCGAGCAACTGCAGCGGTGGACCGCGGGAAAAACGACAAAACCGCCCCATTTTGCCAGCGCCCTGGGTTCGGGCTCAGACAGCTTGCCGGCGCTCTCTGCGGCGCTCGGCATCAATTGGTCCGGCATCGTCCGCGCCAGCGCCCTCAACCTGCTGCGCGGCGCGGCAACGCGTGAAAGTGCAGAGATCATTGCCACGGCAGCCAACGATGCCGACGACCTGGTCCGTCTCGGCGCGGCCCGCGCCCTGCCTACCCTGCCCGGGCGCGCGGCGGCAACACTGGCTGGTCGCCTGCTGGCCGACCCGCGCCGGGCGGTACGCATCGAGGCGGCGCGCTCCCTGGCCGGGATACCGGGCCACTTTCTACCCCCCGAAACGGCGGCTCGCCTGCAGGCGGCCCTTGGCGAACTCGAAACCGCCGAGCTGGCCGCCGGCGAACGCCCGGAGTCGCATTTCAACCTGGCGCAATTGCACGCCCGGCAAGGCAAGGCCAGTGCCGCTGAACAGGCCTATCGCAGCGCACTGCGCCTGGCCCCCGACTTCTCGCCGGCCCGGCTCGGCCTCACCGACCTGTACCGGATGCAAGGACGTGACCAGGAAGGGGAAAAACTGCTCCGCCAGGCAGTTGACCGTCCGGAAGTGGCCAATGCGCTGGGCCTGCTGCTGATCCGGCAAGCTCGCCTGGGCGATGCCCTGCCCTGGCTGGCGCAGGCGGCTGCCGGCGCCCCGGAGAATCCCGGCTTTGCCCTCACACATGCCCTTGCACTAGCCGAAAGCGGCAATCGCGAAGGGGCCAGGGCGGTGCTGGACGATGCGCTCCGGCTGCACCCGCAGGCGCAGAGCCTGCGCGTGGCAAGACACCAATTGACGGAAGACCATACAAGAAACTGAAACGGCGGGCCCGACGCCCGCCGCAAAGAAAGCGCTGCTTATTTGCCGTCGAACTTCTGATTGGCTGCCTTGACATCGGCCAGGATCTTGTCGCGCGCAGCACGGGCGGCCAGTTGTTCGTCGGTGATCGCCTTCGAGATCAGCTGGATATCGAGATTGCCTTCAGCCACCAGGCAATCGAGGTAAGTGTTGGTGTCCTTCTGGTAGGCGGTCACCTTGTCCAGACTCTTGTTGTAGGCATCGGGATTGCGCTGGTCGACCGTGACGGCAGCCGGCTTGGCGCCGCAGCGCGCGCTGCTCCAGGCACCATTGGCGAGGTTGCCGGCCTGGGCACCAGCGGCGGCCAGGAAAATCATGGAAAGAAAAAATACAGGTTTGATCATCAGGATTGCTCGGAAATAAAAGGGAAAATTCAAAGGCCGGCCCTACCCGCAGGCATGGCCGGCCTCTTCAAACGAGTGTCAAGCCACCGGGTTATCGGTGACCAGTACGGGCTCCGGACGTGACGTCCGGGCAGTGCGCGGCTTGTTTTTCGGCTTGACCGTGAATTTCAGGCGCTTCCAGCCGATGAACAACGAGCTGACGCCGAGCACCAGGCCGAAGCCGATCCACAGCAGCATCCACGCATCCCAGACCGGGCGCACGTAGAGAAAGCCGATGTCCCAGTAATGCAGCGCGTTGAACAGCCAGCGGTAGGCGCGGCGGCTGTTGTCCTGGCGTAGAAGCAGGCGGCCGTCCTGCGGGTCAAGATAGAAACGGGTGCCGACCGCGTCATCGAGGTCGACGCGCACTACCGGCAAAGGACGATCGTAGCTGCCGCGACCGTGGCGCAGGTAGTAGTAGCTGTCGTACTCGGTAATCAGCGACTGGGTCGCATTGACCTGGTCACCGGCCAAACGCTTCACGGCATCGGTCAGTGCGATGCTGCCAAAACTCTCGACTGAAGCGGCCACCGGCTGGCGTTGGCCGTTGCGGTCATAGGCCAGGAGCACGGCCTGATCACCCAGGCGCCGCCAGCTCAGTTCGACAGCATCGCCAGATGCGCCAGCCAGGGCGACCGGTTTCCAGTCGCGTGCAGCTGCCGGCAGGCCGCTGCCGTAGTAGCGCACCAGTTCCTCGCGGCTCGGTGTGGCCGGCGTGAACAGCTTCCAGGTATTGCCGTTGAAGAAGCCGCTGAGCGCCCAGAGGAAGGCAAAGCTGCCGCCGATCAGCCCGGCCCAGAAATGCCAGCGGAACCAGAAGGCGCGGTAGGGATGCACGCGGCCCTCGGCATAGGTTGCCTTGCCGAACAAGCCTGGCCGCCAGCGCAACCAGCCGACGATGAGGCCGGTCAGGCACGCGACGAAAGCGGCAATCACCGACCACATCAGGATTTCGGCGCGCGATTCGCTCCAGCTCGTGAGATCGAGGAAACGGAAGAAATGCAGCCAGTTGCCGGCCCAGTAAAGGCCGCGCTCGACACGCGTCGAGGCATGCACGACATCGCCGCTCTTCGCCGAGATGTAGAGCTCACTGCCCGAGCCGTCATCGATGGCGAAATGATGGAAGGGGCGCAACGCATCCTGGTTGCGGATGATCATCGGCTTGTCGACGGTTTCCAGGAAATGGACCGGCGTCGCCAGGCCGCTAGCCTCGTTGCCGTTAACCCACTGTTCGGCGATCCTGCCCGCCGTTTCGGCCGAGGTTTCAAGCAGATGTCCATCGATGGCGGAAATGGCAAAACGCTTGCCGGAAGTATCCTCGACCAGCCATTGCGGTTGTCCGGCGTGGCGCAACAGGCGAGCCTCGGTGACGGTGTTCGCCACCGGCTTGCCCTGCCCCTTGCCTGCCTCCTGGCCGGAACCCGCAGGTTTGCCGGCGCTACCGGCCTGCTTGCGTTCAGCCGCGCTGCGTTCCCAGGCCTCCCCCAGGCTCAGCCAGCCGGCTTCCGGGTTTAGCACTTCGGCGTGGGCCAGTTGCTGCGGCCGGGTCTGGTTCATCTGCACGGAATACAGGATGACCAGCCCGGAGAAAAACCACAGGGTCATGAACAGGGCCAGGGCGACCCCTGTCCAGCGATGCACCAGAAATAGCAGGCGTTTCATCGGTATGCCTCACAAGATATTCGCCCTGCATTACACCAGGGCTCAAAAAAAGCTGCCGGCATGCTGGGCATGGACGGCAGCTTCGAGCGGGCGGCAGGAAGCCGCGCCTGACTCAGTCCTTCTTCTTGAAATCGTCGTGGCAAGCCTTGCAAGTGCCTTGCAGCTTGCCAAACTGGGCCTTGACGGCAGCCTGGTCGCCAGTGGCGGCGATCTTGGCCAGTTCATTGGCTTCCTTGGCGAAGTTGCCAGCCAGTTCGCCGACGCGCTTGCCTTCGGTAAACAGTTCCGGCTTGACCGTGGTGTCATGCCAGCCCTTGCCCTGCTCGGTACCCGGGGCGTACAGGGCACCGAGGCCGGAATTGGCAATGGCAGCCGTGCTGTTGGCGGCACGGATCACTTCTTCCTTGTTGTAGGTACCTTCGACATTGGCCTTGATGCGGGCGCTGTTCCAGGCAACGACCTGATACACCGACTGGCGCCACTTGATCAGGGTTTCCGGTTTCGGTGCCTGCTGCGCCAGGGCGCTGGCGGAAACGACGACGGCCAGGGCTGCGACCAGGGGTTTGATGGATTGCTTCATTGTTGCTCCTGTATTGAAAAGGGCAGCGCAACATGCGCTGCCACGGATGGGGGATTCGGTTACCAGGCGGGCGCCGCAACGGCAGCCGGCGGAGGTGGCGGTTCGGCGGGCAGCAGCCCGCCGCTGGCGGCATAAACAGTGCTGCTGGCAATCAGTGCGGCAACGGCAAAAGCAACAGCGCTGCGCAACGGGCTATGCGGATGCTCAACCGGCGGCACAGACACATCGTCCTTCCAGCCGGTCAACATCGGTTTGAGCAGGTTTTCCTTCTTGACCCGGGTGTAGAAGGCAATCGCCGCCAGATGCAGGCCGACGATCGCCAGCAGCCCATAGAAAACCAGGGAATGCAGACCACGCGACTGATCCGAGGCTTCCTTGCTGAGTAGCACGGCAAGCGGCCCCTGGAAGGTGATGTCGTCGTTGGCGAACAGGCCAGTGAATACTTGCGCCGTAGTCAGTGCCAGCAGGGCAAGCACCGCCAGCGCACCGAGCGGGTTGTGTCCGACTCCGCGCCATTCACCACGCAGATAGGCCCTGATCGCGGCCGAGCCGCGCACGAAGTTGGCAAAACGGGCGGTGGGCGCACCGACGAAGCCCCAGACGACACGAAAAATGACCAGACCGAGAATGAACAGACCACTGCGGCCATGCCATTCGATCAGCTCGCCACCGATCTGACCGGTCACCACGGCCGTCACGATGGCGGCGGCCAGCAACCAGTGGAACAGGCGGGTCGGCAGATCCCAGACACGTTGACGACTCATCTTGCGTTCTCCTCAGGTGCGCAGGTGCTGGTTGAAGAAGGCGACGGTGCGCTGCCAGGCCAGCTTGGCGGCGGACTGGTCGAAGCGCGGCGTGGTGTCGTTGTTGAAGCCATGCTGGACGCCGGGATAGATATGCGCCTCGTAGCGCGTTCCGGCCGCCTTCAGCGCCGCTTCGAATTTTGGCCAACCGGCGTTGATGCGCTCGTCGTTCTCGGCGTACTGGATGAGCAGTGGCGCCTTGATCTTCGCCACGTCCTCGGCCGGCGGCTGGCTGCCATAGAAAGGCACGCCGGCAGCCAGGTCGGGCAGACGGATGGCCAAGTAATTGACGATGCCGCCGCCGTAGCAAAAACCGACCGCACCGACCTTGCCATTGCCTTCCGGCAACTGCTTGAGCAGACCGGCGGCAGCGACGAAATCCTCGCGCGTCTTGCTCTGGTCGAGCTTGGGAAACAGCTCACGCGCCTTGTCCTCGTCGCCGGGGTAGCCGCCGAGCGGGAACAGCGCATCCGGGGCAAAGGCGATAAAGCCGTCGAGCGCCAGGCGGCGGGCGATATCCTCGATGTGCGGATTGAGGCCGCGATTTTCATGAATTACCAGTACCGTCGGCAGCTTGCCCTTGGCATTGGCCGGTTTCACCAGGTAGCCGCGCGCTGTGCCATAACCCTGCGGCGAAGCGAACTCGACGAAGCGCGCCGTGATCCGCGGGTCGTTGTCGCGCACCTGCTGCGCCTCGGCGAAACGCGGGCTGAGCGCCTGCAACAAGCCTTCGGCCGTAGCTGCACCGAGCGCAAACTTGCCGGCCGACTTGAGGAAGTCGCGGCGCGGAATCAGGCCATGCACGTATTTGTCGAACAGTTTCAGGACTTCCGGATGAAAATCCTTGGCGGTCAGTCGGCTCATGGGGAAACTCCTTTTTTATCGATCTGCTTACTTGGCGCGTCCGGCGTAACCCGCCGTCTGCGTGGCGATGCGGTAGGCTGAACCGCGCCCGACGACATATAGCGTCTTCTTGCCGGCGCCGGCAAAGGCAAGGTTCTGCGGCTTTTTCGGCAGGGCGATGCTGCCCAGCGCCGTGCCGTCGGCGGCGAATACTTCGATGCCGACATTGGAGGCGACATAGAGGCGTCCCTTTTCATCGACCGCCAGGCCATCGGCGCCGCTCGACCAGGTGCCGTTGTCGGCCTTGCTCCAGCCGGCCAGCCTGGCGAAATTGCGGCGGGCACCGACCGAACCGTCGGCCGCCACGTCATAGGCCAGCACATGCTCGCCCAGCGTATTGGCGACGTAGAGGGTCTTTTCGTCGGGACTGAGCTGGATGCCGTTGGGGCGCTCGATATCGGCTGCCAGACGCTTCAGGATGCCGTCCGGCGTGATGTAATAGACGGCCGGCTTGGCAAATACCTTGGTCGGTGCCGGCTGGCCCGGCGCGACATTGACACCGGAGTCGGTGAAATAGACGCCGCCGCGCTTGTCGACCACCAGATCGTTCGGGCGGCCGAAAGGCAGGCCTTCGAAATTGTCGGCCAGCGTGCGCTCCTTGCCCTGCGGATAAACCACGCCAACGCGGGTATCGGCGACCTGCACCGAGATCAGCTCGCCCTTGCCGTTGAAGCCCAAGCCATTCGAGCCATTGCTGTTCTCGAGGAAAGGCGAGGTCGAGCCGTCAGCGGCAATACGCGTGATCCGGTTAGCCTGGGTTTCGGTAAAGGCAAAAGTGCCGTCGGGCAGCGCCACCGGGCCCTCGGTGCCCTTGAAACCGTCCTTGATCAGTTCAATCCTGGTCCCTGCCGCAACCACGCCGGGAATCGCCTGGCTTACTGTTTCCTGAGCCATCGCCGAAGCAATCAGCAGGCTGCCGCCGAGTGCGGCAAGAATGCTGCGTGCGGATTTGCTCAGGGCAAAACGAGAGGTTTGGACAGGAACATGCAAGGACATCGGTCATTCTCCAAAGGCTGAACGGGCGACACCCCGAACCGGGATGCCTGACTGGGGGCTGTTCAGCAGCAAGCGTGCCAATCCCGGCGCGGCAAGCGGTGCCAGGCGGTAGACACGCGACAATCCCATGATTTGAATAGGGAATTGACTACCACCCGAATCCCGGCCGCCCACCCCGGCCTGACGCCCCGGTCACCCCACCCTGCTGCGCTGGCAACAGGCGAAAGGAAAGACTGCTCGCCGGGCAACACCCGGGCTTTGTTGCGCCAAGAAAAAAAGGCCCGCCAGGGTTTGCTGGCGGGCCTGAACGAGGCTTGGAGATGAGATTGATGAAAGCCGCAAAGCAATCACGAGGCTTAATTTACCGGGGATATGCCCTGGACCGAACCAAGCTTTTCGTCTAAGCAAATCGCGGGCGCTGCGTATCCTTAGAAAAGCCGCGCCCGGCTCAAGCGCTGCCTTCAACCTCCTCCTTGGCAGCCAGCCCGGCCCGCCATTCGATGAAGGACTTGATGACCAGGGTCAGCAAGGCGAGGATGGCGAGCAGAGAGGCCACGGCGAAGGCCGCCGCAAACTTGTACTCGCTGTAGATAATCTCGATGTGCAACGGCATGGTGTTGGTTTCGCCGCGGATATGCCCGGAGACGACCGATACTGCGCCGAACTCGCCCATGGCCCGCGCGTTGCACAGGATCACGCCGTAGAGCAGCCCCCATTTGACGTTGGGAATTGTGACATGCCAGAAAGTCTGCCAGCCCGAAGCACCCAGAACGGTCGACGCTTCCTCCTCGTCCTTTCCTTGCGCTTCCATGAGCGGGATCAGCTCACGGGCGACGAAGGGGAAGGTCACGAAGATGGTGGCCAGAACGATACCGGGCACGGCAAAAACAACTTTCATGTCGTGATCGATGAACCACGGCCCCAGCCAGCTGGTCCGCCCGAAGATCAGGACGTAGATCAAACCGGCGACGACCGGCGACACCGAGAACGGCAGGTCGATCAGCGTGATCAGAAAGGACTTGCCGGGAAAATCGAACTTGGCGATTGCCCAGGCCGCAGCCACACCGAAGACGAGATTGAGCGGCACCGCGATCAGTGCCGCGGTCAGCGTCAGCCTGACTGCACTCAGCGCATCCGGCTCGACGAGCGCGGCGA carries:
- a CDS encoding tetratricopeptide repeat protein; amino-acid sequence: MLGFILRLVAALWLGGASAAPAGPGYIGNPACAACHAEAARAWQGSHHAHSMQPATPQSVLGDFADASFEQHGQRSRFFRRGGKFWVNTQGPDGRVQDFEIRYTFGIEPLQQYLIALPGGRLQAFSLAWDSRPHQAGGQRWYALYPDNPPAPGDPTHWSGRDQNWNFMCASCHSTGLDKNFDLGKNSYATRWAEISVGCESCHGPGARHRDWARGKRSGDNGLIALAAMNSLAWRFTEPGQKIARPQGDVAAAKEASEACYGCHSRRQELLAKAEPGARFLDNYLPRLLEPTLYHADGQIDGEVFEYGSFMQSRMQAAGVTCSNCHQTHSLKLRAEGNALCAQCHRSEHYDRSNHHHHAEGSAGALCTSCHMPQKTYMGVDVRHDHGFRIPDPTLAGGKLPNTCGQCHAERDRAWASEQLQRWTAGKTTKPPHFASALGSGSDSLPALSAALGINWSGIVRASALNLLRGAATRESAEIIATAANDADDLVRLGAARALPTLPGRAAATLAGRLLADPRRAVRIEAARSLAGIPGHFLPPETAARLQAALGELETAELAAGERPESHFNLAQLHARQGKASAAEQAYRSALRLAPDFSPARLGLTDLYRMQGRDQEGEKLLRQAVDRPEVANALGLLLIRQARLGDALPWLAQAAAGAPENPGFALTHALALAESGNREGARAVLDDALRLHPQAQSLRVARHQLTEDHTRN
- a CDS encoding TonB-dependent receptor, yielding MSSIPASAHLRQSRLRQSSIPFRLSPLAAVIAGMAFFSGTPAYAADEKTVAELQAEISRLKQALEKNQQELIAKTGAQPETTTSFEAAAPAVKQQPDEPQALDTVVVRSRNRIERLQDVPLSVSVVTGKELDRLGAHDIDAITKRAANVSWNQGNQRTSSLSIRGIGKQGQTEAQDPSVGLIVDGVNYAYNALSSSYDFTDVDAVEVTRGPQGTLLGKNTSLGVINIQTRRPSFTPSADYSLTYGQRDRFKGTLSAGGPVVDNLLAWRGSFVVNRGAGDITNEYNKDLSYANIDRVSGRVQFLLTPSEDFNARVSVNLTPRAGEFTNGRTIYTPTPTTYANGSVNNLSTDAKTRLGRSWFTQSGYSYERDYLYGGNNKNVNNDAARPLVTGSKGASAELNWNIGDHTLTSITAYQDYHFNAVNDEGTPFDINRNSGGFWNDYQQTSQELRLSSRTGGFVDYQTGLYFIDVKNESNYQKIWGADAGAWFASTTQYNALNATAEGKVLLRDSLANLKMYYNSPAGTQSITNQSSAIFGQANWHFTDALTLTTGLRFTQENRNNTASSVITSNGDGAILNPSVVNGVTLGGFDSYYNSAATDKWVLNGNVVAAGTPGAYLVTAGSVALTTSAAGAAAALTQANAAALKYFGVATWAGLTAPQQQQLAYAQAIRKKEIGVVFNSTRAKAFQAVQPAFVVSPSYKINDNLTTYFSLQYGEKAGISQFVNGISSPVEAEKSTSFEVGLKSALFNKTLILNADLFLTNIKNYQQSVRVVDQYSTSIDPDGKTVYTSATGNVPKVQAKGLEIDGVYAGIPRTTIRFSGAYNIARYKDFKNAAQPNEYGYTGAPAYRDVTGQILPGASKVSFNIGAEYRQPVFNNQEFHFGFNTAYTSKYNSDNSLSDYSWISAKYITDISIGLGRSDKSYDVSLLVKNAFDDDTPLTKSWNSYTPAIPRWYGVVFTGKL
- a CDS encoding arylsulfatase, which produces MKRTPFLPAPLGGLIFGLFAASTVAHAQEVLPRPTLPFAGKLDPARDKAQPAWPELAKAPKGAPNVVVVLLDDVGFSAASTFGGVAQTPTLQQLANNGISYNQFHVTALCSPTRAALLTGRNHHEVGFGTVADNSSGYPGYNSIWSKDTVSVAEVLRQNGYSTAAFGKWHNTPGWEITPAGPYDHWPTSLGFEQFYGFMGGFDSQYEPRLYRNTTPVEPPATPEQGYHLVADMADQATRWLNTHDAIYPDKPFFLWFAPGGTHWPQHVPKDWIAKYQGKFDQGWDKLREENFARQKKAGVIPANAVLTPRPPELPAWDSLSPDEKKLLARQAEISAAFLAFVDAQVGRVLDNIRAAGQADNTVVFYIVGDNGSALNANLLGNDALDATGKPLSVAERLKNLAELGGPKFDNLFGAAWGWADNTPFQYGKGIPAYLGGTRNPLVVSWPKGITDKGAVRSQFGHAIDLAPTIYEITGVKFPEQVEGVRQTPLSGQSLAVSFTQPNALSRRTLQYFEIGGNRGIYKDGWWAGSRNVANNPNSVWTSAPYGQRDWELYNLNEDFSQANNLAGKNPQKVAELAALFDQEAWRNDVYPLSPIAGVGRPAPATAGRTLFTYRAGVNRIPSRNAPDVIRRAHRITAELEIGSGDNGVIIANGGRFGGYSLFVKDGRLVYEANAHGQRSARIVSSAVLPKGKLKVAFSFEPDAAAPAGQPNAAVAGTGRLYVNDQPVGEGRISKITLSNYDSQDVGSDLGTPVSNDYKVPYAFSGKLNKVEVELR